CTCGCCGAGGAAATTTTCTATGATGAACTTATCCCCTTTCACATATGCCTTGATTGGAAAGTGCGAATACACGATCTTCATCTTGTATTCAAATCCATGCAGCACCCCTTCAACCATATTTTTAATATGTGCTGCGAAGGTTCCGACGAGAGCCCGCTCCTTTTTGCGCGGAAACTCGCAATGAACAATGATCTCTCCATCTGATTTCGTGATCTGAACCCGTGGATGAGCCAATCTCCTGGTGAGCTTTCCTTTTGGACCTGAAACTGTTACGTTTCCGTCAGAGAGCTCGATCGTAACTCCGCCAGGAATGCTGACGACTTCTTCAACTACACCAGTAACTACCATATCCTCATCCTCAGTAAACAAAAGCGAGGAGCTTTCCCCCAATGCCCAACTCTTTTGCCTTCACATGACTGACAACGCCTTTCGTGGTTGTCAGAATGAGAACGCCGAAGTCCTGAGCTGGCAGATACCTCGCTTCAAATTTTTCCAGATCATTCTTCTTCACTGAATATCTCGGCTTAATCACACCGCAGTTGTTAATTCTTCCGTGCAATTTCACTCTGAATATCCCGGCCTTTCCATCTTCGATGAATTCAAACTGATTGATATACCCTGATTCCTGCATGACCTTGAGCACTCTGCCGATGAGCTTCGAGGACGGTCTAATCACACACTCCTGCTTGCCCACGAGTGCCGCATTCTTTATCGTTGCCATTGCATCATTCAGCGGATCGTTCTGCATAATTTCACCACCTCATGAGTATTTCTTAAATCCAATGTGAGGCGCTATTTCGCGGAAACATTGACGGCAAAGATGCATACCGTAACGGCGGATGATCCCACGCTTCCTGCCACATCGCAGGCAGCCTTTTTTCCTGCCGAATTCCTTCTTTGGTTTCAATAGACCACCTCCACCCCGAAACGCTCCTTCAAGAATTCCATCGCTTCTTCCTTTGTCAAACGGTGGGATTTGGGGAGCCTTCTTGGCATCACCCGCCTTGTTGATACCCTATATCCTGGTCGTTTGACCGAGACACAAATGTCCATCCCGAAAATTCCAATCTCGGGATCATATTTCATGCCTTCGAAGTCGGTGTAATCCGAAATGCCGAACGAAAAATTGCCCTCAGGATCAAAAGAATAACTGGCGACCTTGTTTTCCCTGATCCATAACGCCTTCTTAAGGAACTCCTCGGCTTTTTCGCCTCTCAATGTCACCTTGCACCCAATGGGCATACCCCTTCTTACGCCCAAATCCCTGTTCGTCACCTTTGCAGTCGTGACTTTTGGCTTCTGACCTGTTAACATCTCAAGAACCTTCTGAGCCTTGACAAGCCGCTCTCCAGCCTCTCCGACTCCGATGTTGACGACGACCTTCTCGATTCTAGGCTTCCTCATGATCTCGCTCATATCGCACTCGCCTCCGGAAGGTCTATTTCAGGAACTTTGGTGCCGACGACGAAGACGTTTTCCTTCACCGTCGAAGTTCCGTCCTTGAACTTGACGATATTTGGAGTCGGACTGCGCGTTTCGATATAATCCTCAATGACCGCAATTCTACCGACGTGATTTCCGCCGATGATGTACGCGAGATTTCCCTTCGTAAGTCTGTAAACATCGAGGATCTTCTGAGAGGGAACTTCGATTTTCAAGACATCACCAGTCTTGTAACTACCATTCCCCGCCAGGATGTTGCGACCGTCATGAAGGCAGAGCTGCGTTTTCCCTCCTTTTACAGTCACTTTATTCTCAATCCTGCAGAGTTTCCATTTTTCTTTGCCCTCGGGAATCTTAACCAGCTCGAATTTTCCCTTCGAGTTGAGAAGCATCCTGTAGTGCTGATTGAGTCGTGGAATTGATACCACGTCCATAAGACCTACAGGAAATTTCCGGTTCTTAACAGGCCTGCCATCCACGAGAATCTCGCCGTTCGCCAATATGAGTCTCGCTTCGTGCGCTGTGTCAGAAAGATCCAACATATCTCTGACAATGATCAGAAGCGGCATGCTCATTTCTTTTGGATGAGGACCTGGCGAAGGCTTCGTGATCCAGTGCCATATCTTCCTCGGCACCGGCCAGCTTCTTGGCGCCGTCAATCGTTTCATATCCCTACTCATGAGGAACCCTCCTGGACACCAATGAGTTTGTTCTTTCGCCATGGATCACTGAGATCAAGTTTGGTGATGATTACATTTGATGCATGAATCGGTCGAGGCGCTTGCGATCCATCGGCCTTGTTTATTGTGACACCCTCGATGATGATCCTGCCCGTTTTAGTATCGACACGCACGACCTTACCTTCCGTCCCGACGATCTCCTCATCTCCCCGTACTATAAGGACGGTATCTCCTTTAATCACTGGAAGCGACCTCCGCTTGTATTCCTTCATCAATGAATCACTGAGATGTGATGAAACCATTTTTCTTCTCTTGACATTGTGTGCGTTATAGACCGCCTTTCTCTGCTTCCTGGCCTTGCTGCTCTTAATCATTCCATATCACCTCAAACGATCATCGAAGCCACGGCAGCGATCCTCGGCCATCGTTCTGCCGCTTCTCTCGCCACAGGACCTTTAATATCCGTTCCCTTCGTCTCACCGGTTTCAGTTGTAATGACAGCTGCGTTATCTTCAA
This region of Methanomassiliicoccales archaeon genomic DNA includes:
- a CDS encoding 30S ribosomal protein S14, with amino-acid sequence MKPKKEFGRKKGCLRCGRKRGIIRRYGMHLCRQCFREIAPHIGFKKYS
- a CDS encoding 50S ribosomal protein L24, with amino-acid sequence MIKSSKARKQRKAVYNAHNVKRRKMVSSHLSDSLMKEYKRRSLPVIKGDTVLIVRGDEEIVGTEGKVVRVDTKTGRIIIEGVTINKADGSQAPRPIHASNVIITKLDLSDPWRKNKLIGVQEGSS
- a CDS encoding 30S ribosomal protein S4e, with the translated sequence MSRDMKRLTAPRSWPVPRKIWHWITKPSPGPHPKEMSMPLLIIVRDMLDLSDTAHEARLILANGEILVDGRPVKNRKFPVGLMDVVSIPRLNQHYRMLLNSKGKFELVKIPEGKEKWKLCRIENKVTVKGGKTQLCLHDGRNILAGNGSYKTGDVLKIEVPSQKILDVYRLTKGNLAYIIGGNHVGRIAVIEDYIETRSPTPNIVKFKDGTSTVKENVFVVGTKVPEIDLPEASAI
- a CDS encoding 30S ribosomal protein S8; the encoded protein is MQNDPLNDAMATIKNAALVGKQECVIRPSSKLIGRVLKVMQESGYINQFEFIEDGKAGIFRVKLHGRINNCGVIKPRYSVKKNDLEKFEARYLPAQDFGVLILTTTKGVVSHVKAKELGIGGKLLAFVY
- a CDS encoding 50S ribosomal protein L5, whose translation is MRKPRIEKVVVNIGVGEAGERLVKAQKVLEMLTGQKPKVTTAKVTNRDLGVRRGMPIGCKVTLRGEKAEEFLKKALWIRENKVASYSFDPEGNFSFGISDYTDFEGMKYDPEIGIFGMDICVSVKRPGYRVSTRRVMPRRLPKSHRLTKEEAMEFLKERFGVEVVY
- a CDS encoding 50S ribosomal protein L6, which produces MVVTGVVEEVVSIPGGVTIELSDGNVTVSGPKGKLTRRLAHPRVQITKSDGEIIVHCEFPRKKERALVGTFAAHIKNMVEGVLHGFEYKMKIVYSHFPIKAYVKGDKFIIENFLGERTPRKANIVGDTKIAVKGNEVILTGIDIEAVSQTAANIERATAIKGYDSRVFQDGIYIVEKARRMSQ